In the Sphingomonas sp. LM7 genome, one interval contains:
- the fabF gene encoding beta-ketoacyl-ACP synthase II produces the protein MRRVVVTGLGLVTPLGADVETAWKNIIAAKSGAATITRFDATDFHTNYACEVKAPDHEYGFDPGKRVDHKIQRQVDPFIIYGIDAAGQAIEDAGLLDMDEETRFRAGCSIGAGIGGLPGIESESLVLAEKGPKRVSPHFVHGRLINLISGQVSIKYGLMGPNHAVVTACSTGAHSIGDAARMIAMDDADIMLAGGAEGAICPIGIAGFGQARALSTSFRDDPTRASRPWDQDRDGFVMGEGAGVVVLEEYEHAKKRGAKIYAEVIGYGLSGDAYHVTAPHPEGSGAFRSMQMAMKKSGLDFSDIDYINAHGTSTPLGDELELGGVRRLFGSAIETLSMSSTKSAIGHLLGGAGAVESIFCILALRDQIVPPTLNLDNPSENCAGVDLVPFKAKERKVKAVLNNSFGFGGTNASLVMKAV, from the coding sequence ATGCGCCGTGTAGTCGTAACCGGCCTTGGGCTCGTCACCCCCTTGGGTGCCGATGTCGAGACGGCCTGGAAGAACATCATCGCCGCCAAATCCGGCGCGGCCACGATCACGCGCTTCGACGCGACCGATTTTCACACCAATTACGCGTGTGAAGTGAAGGCGCCGGACCATGAATATGGCTTCGATCCGGGCAAGCGCGTCGATCACAAGATCCAGCGCCAGGTCGATCCGTTCATCATCTACGGCATCGATGCCGCCGGCCAGGCGATCGAGGATGCCGGGCTGCTCGACATGGACGAGGAAACGCGGTTCCGCGCGGGCTGCTCGATCGGCGCCGGCATCGGCGGGCTTCCGGGCATCGAGAGCGAATCGCTCGTGCTCGCCGAAAAGGGCCCCAAGCGCGTCTCGCCGCACTTCGTCCACGGGCGGCTTATCAACCTGATCTCGGGCCAGGTCTCAATCAAATACGGGCTAATGGGTCCCAACCACGCCGTGGTCACTGCCTGCTCGACCGGCGCGCATTCGATCGGCGACGCCGCGCGGATGATCGCGATGGACGATGCCGATATCATGCTCGCAGGCGGCGCCGAGGGCGCGATCTGCCCGATCGGCATCGCCGGCTTCGGCCAGGCGCGCGCGCTGTCGACCAGCTTCCGCGATGATCCCACCCGCGCCAGCCGTCCCTGGGACCAGGACCGCGACGGCTTCGTCATGGGCGAGGGCGCCGGCGTGGTCGTGCTCGAGGAATATGAGCACGCCAAGAAGCGCGGCGCCAAGATCTACGCCGAAGTCATCGGCTATGGCCTGTCGGGCGACGCCTATCACGTCACTGCGCCGCATCCCGAGGGCTCGGGCGCGTTCCGCTCGATGCAGATGGCGATGAAGAAGTCGGGCCTCGACTTCAGCGACATCGATTACATCAATGCGCACGGCACTTCGACGCCGCTCGGCGACGAACTCGAGCTTGGCGGCGTGCGCCGCCTGTTTGGCAGCGCGATCGAGACGCTGTCGATGAGCTCGACCAAGTCGGCGATCGGCCACCTGCTCGGCGGCGCCGGCGCAGTCGAATCGATCTTCTGCATCCTGGCGCTGCGCGACCAGATCGTGCCCCCGACGCTCAATCTCGACAATCCGAGCGAGAATTGCGCGGGTGTCGACCTGGTCCCGTTCAAGGCCAAGGAGCGCAAGGTGAAGGCGGTGCTCAACAACAGCTTCGGCTTTGGCGGCACCAATGCCAGCCTGGTGATGAAGGCTGTCTGA
- a CDS encoding acyl carrier protein, producing MANQEEITQRVAALVVDHLGVDAGEVKPEASFIDDLGADSLDIVELVMAFEEEFGVEIPDDAAEKITTVGDAVSYISEHQEG from the coding sequence ATGGCCAACCAGGAAGAGATCACCCAGCGCGTTGCCGCGCTCGTCGTCGACCATCTCGGCGTAGACGCCGGCGAAGTGAAGCCCGAAGCGAGCTTCATCGACGATCTGGGTGCGGACAGCCTCGACATCGTCGAGCTGGTCATGGCTTTCGAGGAAGAGTTCGGCGTCGAGATCCCCGACGACGCAGCCGAGAAGATTACCACGGTCGGCGACGCGGTCTCGTACATCAGCGAGCACCAGGAAGGCTGA
- the fabG gene encoding 3-oxoacyl-[acyl-carrier-protein] reductase → MFDLTGMTALVTGASGGIGSAIAKALAAQGARLAVSGSNAEKLEAFRAELGGEHVALACNLSDGAAVDALVPQAVEALGKLDILVNNAGVTRDNLAMRMKNEEWDTVIRVNLEAAFRLMRAAAKPMMKARYGRVISITSVVGATGNPGQVNYAASKAGLVGMSKALAQELASRNITVNCVAPGFIRSAMTEVLPEAQKTALLTRIPAGDLGSGEDIGAAVVYLASKEAGYVTGQTLHVNGGMAML, encoded by the coding sequence ATGTTCGACCTCACAGGCATGACTGCCCTTGTTACCGGCGCTTCGGGCGGGATTGGTTCGGCGATTGCCAAGGCGCTTGCCGCGCAGGGGGCGCGGCTTGCGGTTTCGGGGTCGAATGCCGAGAAGCTCGAGGCGTTTCGCGCCGAACTGGGCGGGGAGCATGTCGCGCTGGCGTGCAACCTGTCGGACGGCGCCGCGGTCGATGCGCTGGTGCCGCAGGCGGTGGAGGCGCTCGGCAAGCTCGATATCCTCGTCAACAATGCCGGGGTCACCCGTGACAATCTGGCGATGCGGATGAAGAATGAGGAGTGGGACACGGTGATCCGAGTCAACCTCGAAGCCGCATTCCGCCTGATGCGCGCCGCCGCCAAACCGATGATGAAAGCGCGCTATGGCCGGGTGATCTCGATCACGTCGGTGGTCGGCGCGACCGGCAATCCGGGCCAGGTCAATTACGCCGCGTCGAAGGCGGGGTTGGTCGGTATGTCCAAGGCGCTGGCGCAGGAACTCGCCAGCCGCAACATCACGGTCAATTGCGTCGCTCCCGGCTTCATCCGATCGGCGATGACCGAGGTGCTGCCCGAGGCGCAGAAGACGGCGCTGCTGACGCGTATTCCTGCGGGCGACCTCGGCAGCGGCGAGGATATCGGCGCCGCGGTGGTCTATCTCGCCAGCAAGGAAGCGGGTTATGTCACCGGCCAGACCTTGCATGTGAACGGCGGGATGGCGATGCTCTGA
- a CDS encoding GxxExxY protein, which produces MDDIEATAADIIDAALKLHMKLGPGLLESVYETILAAKLVERGHSVVQQCPIDIQYDGLVFQAAFRADIIVNGQVLVEVKSIERLNAVHGKQVLTYLRLLKQPLGLLINFGGATLKEGLRRIVNNYEPLASSRLRVNQ; this is translated from the coding sequence ATGGACGACATCGAGGCGACGGCGGCGGACATCATCGATGCGGCGCTGAAGCTGCACATGAAGCTCGGCCCGGGCCTTCTCGAAAGCGTTTACGAGACGATTCTGGCCGCGAAGCTTGTCGAGCGTGGACATTCTGTGGTCCAGCAGTGCCCGATTGATATCCAATATGACGGGCTCGTCTTTCAAGCAGCCTTTCGCGCCGATATCATCGTGAATGGCCAGGTGCTAGTTGAAGTGAAGTCGATCGAGCGGCTCAATGCCGTGCATGGGAAGCAAGTGCTGACCTATCTTCGCTTGCTCAAGCAGCCCCTTGGGCTGCTCATCAATTTCGGCGGCGCCACGCTCAAGGAAGGGCTGCGCCGCATCGTCAACAACTATGAACCCTTAGCGTCTTCGCGCCTTCGCGTGAATCAATAA
- the fabD gene encoding ACP S-malonyltransferase: MRAFIFPGQGSQAVGMGVALAAASPHAREVFQEVDEALGQKLSKIMAEGPEDELVLTANAQPAIMANAIAVLRVLEKDGGIRLAEKADFVAGHSLGEYSALCAAGAFDLATTARLLRTRGNAMQAAVPVGVGAMAALLGVDLDKAQSIADAAAQGEVCTVANDNDPGQVVISGHRDAIERALPLAKEMGAKRALLLPVSAPFHCPLMQPAADAMERALAAVTVQSPLVPLYANVTASPVVDPATIRTLLVEQVTGMVRWRESVLAMQEAGVTEFVEFGGKVLAGMVKRIAPDCTTTSLVTMDDIEALAKSL; encoded by the coding sequence ATGCGGGCATTCATCTTCCCTGGCCAGGGTAGCCAGGCCGTGGGCATGGGCGTCGCGCTCGCCGCCGCCAGCCCGCATGCGCGTGAAGTCTTCCAGGAAGTCGACGAGGCGCTGGGCCAGAAGCTGTCGAAGATCATGGCGGAAGGCCCGGAGGACGAGCTCGTCCTTACCGCCAATGCCCAGCCGGCGATCATGGCCAATGCCATCGCGGTGCTGCGCGTGCTCGAAAAGGACGGCGGCATCCGCCTGGCAGAAAAGGCCGATTTTGTCGCTGGGCACTCTCTGGGCGAATATAGCGCGCTGTGCGCGGCGGGGGCATTCGACCTCGCCACCACTGCGCGGCTGCTGCGCACGCGGGGCAATGCGATGCAGGCGGCGGTGCCGGTCGGCGTCGGCGCGATGGCGGCGCTGCTCGGCGTCGATCTCGACAAGGCGCAGTCGATCGCCGATGCCGCCGCGCAGGGTGAGGTCTGCACCGTCGCGAACGACAATGATCCGGGCCAGGTCGTGATCTCCGGCCATCGCGACGCGATCGAGCGCGCGCTGCCGCTGGCCAAGGAAATGGGCGCCAAGCGCGCGCTGCTGCTGCCGGTCTCGGCGCCGTTCCACTGTCCGCTGATGCAGCCGGCGGCCGATGCGATGGAGCGGGCGCTTGCCGCAGTAACCGTGCAATCGCCCCTCGTCCCGCTCTACGCCAACGTCACGGCGTCGCCGGTTGTCGATCCTGCGACGATCCGCACGTTGCTGGTCGAGCAGGTTACCGGGATGGTGCGGTGGCGGGAATCGGTGCTGGCGATGCAGGAAGCGGGGGTCACCGAGTTCGTCGAGTTCGGCGGCAAGGTCCTCGCCGGCATGGTCAAGCGCATCGCCCCGGATTGCACCACGACCAGCCTAGTCACGATGGACGACATCGAGGCGCTGGCGAAGAGCCTTTGA
- a CDS encoding RcnB family protein, with translation MMKKFILGLVAASIAATPAMAAAPQQHRGGYDAPRHQTAQRGYGYQNDRDHRSDRGYRNDRGHQNRSWQRGQRFDSRYASNYRQIDYRQYRGLRAPPRGYRYVQSGNDAVLVAITSGIIGAVFANMIR, from the coding sequence ATCATGAAGAAGTTCATTCTCGGCCTGGTCGCCGCTTCGATCGCTGCCACCCCGGCAATGGCCGCTGCGCCCCAGCAGCATCGCGGTGGCTATGACGCTCCCCGCCACCAGACCGCACAGCGCGGCTATGGCTACCAGAACGACCGCGACCACCGCAGCGACCGCGGCTATCGGAACGACCGCGGTCACCAGAACCGCAGCTGGCAGCGCGGCCAGCGCTTCGACAGCCGCTACGCCAGCAACTACCGGCAGATCGACTACCGTCAGTATCGCGGCCTTCGCGCGCCGCCCCGCGGCTACCGCTATGTCCAGTCGGGCAACGATGCGGTGCTGGTCGCGATCACCAGCGGGATCATCGGCGCAGTGTTCGCCAATATGATCCGCTAA
- a CDS encoding SPOR domain-containing protein, producing MNHLDTPFPIALRKRPRRRPYLVAALTSLPLLGVLPVLGIAQASRQSPAPARTTSTDAAPPTHHQPVDRPATVTLGALIEAQRRARAERHAMATVEQQAAALPPGEAWQAQLGAFSSADAAERQRGRLVEAGVPAVIRHEGTLHRLQSLPALRTETEELCARALASGIDCFVRQATTV from the coding sequence GTGAACCACCTCGACACTCCTTTCCCGATTGCCCTTCGCAAGCGCCCGCGCCGTCGCCCCTATCTGGTGGCCGCGCTGACAAGCCTGCCGCTGCTCGGCGTGCTGCCGGTGCTCGGCATCGCGCAGGCATCGCGGCAAAGTCCCGCTCCTGCGCGCACCACATCAACCGATGCCGCCCCTCCCACGCACCACCAACCCGTCGATCGACCGGCGACCGTCACGCTGGGCGCGCTGATCGAGGCGCAGCGGCGCGCGCGTGCAGAACGCCACGCGATGGCCACGGTGGAGCAGCAGGCTGCCGCGCTCCCGCCCGGCGAGGCATGGCAGGCGCAACTGGGTGCGTTCAGCTCTGCCGATGCCGCAGAACGCCAGCGCGGACGGCTGGTCGAGGCTGGCGTGCCGGCAGTGATCCGGCACGAGGGCACGTTGCATCGGCTGCAGAGCCTGCCCGCGCTGCGCACAGAGACCGAAGAGCTCTGCGCGCGGGCGCTGGCCAGCGGCATCGATTGCTTCGTGCGGCAGGCAACCACCGTATAG